Proteins encoded within one genomic window of Granulicella pectinivorans:
- a CDS encoding CRISPR-associated endonuclease Cas3'' has translation MLTFAHTRSDRDPSTWQLLEEHLQRVGDLASRFAPPDLQSLALTAGRWHDLGKYQSAFQLYLGSQPEASNESNLKFSSVPHSAAGAALALERFSDTDARALLLALAIEAHHGALKSSHAIFDVTRQRGMPLLEAARRGGVPAELELEFPTSPRTLSALAVRMLFSALIDADLLDTERWDRGYERAANGDSLPALRDLVRAACEARIADSATRAGSPAEHALADMRRQVYKACVTNAAAPVGAFTLTVPTGGGKTLSGLAFALHHAVEHGLRRVIVVAPYTSILEQTAKVYRQTLGEHNVLEHHSNLTPTQDTDRNRQASENWDAPVIVTTNVQLLESLHAAHKRPCRKLHRIAQSVVLLDEVQTFPVGLLQPIHAVLKRLVEQFGTTVVHMTATQPLLTSAKSILNPSVQMSMTEIVPEPERHFASVRNRFTMERLGDLCVPLAPEDLAVAVGMHPTALVITHRREDAADLAELLGHDCLHLSAAMCAEHRTVVLDEARRRLLHGKPCLLVATQLIEAGVDIDFPVVFRALAGLETLAQAAGRCNRELRLSSPGRFLVYRAGKRTAEGTVVDSPPPPGSPRLGRDVALTYFEGTDPDLQDPHLFPAYARRVFRKQETDLHGLLKMEDDLDFPAVAEHFRMIDEATISVVASYGEAHGLVAEMRRSGPTRDGFRTLQRFTVGLRERQFDAIFAAGWLEPVFEPGRESTRFETLWTLREGASNVYDSRFGFYAKDGKVALRPLIA, from the coding sequence ATGCTCACCTTCGCGCACACCCGATCGGATCGAGACCCTTCTACCTGGCAGCTCTTGGAAGAACATCTGCAAAGAGTTGGAGATCTAGCGAGTCGCTTCGCCCCTCCGGATCTGCAATCGCTCGCGCTCACCGCTGGGCGGTGGCATGATCTCGGAAAATATCAATCTGCGTTTCAGCTCTATCTAGGCTCTCAGCCCGAGGCCTCGAACGAGAGCAACCTGAAATTCTCTTCGGTACCTCATTCTGCGGCTGGTGCGGCACTGGCGCTCGAACGCTTCTCAGACACCGATGCGCGCGCTTTGCTGCTGGCGCTGGCAATCGAGGCGCATCATGGCGCTCTGAAATCTTCCCATGCGATCTTCGACGTAACCCGGCAGCGCGGTATGCCGCTGCTTGAGGCTGCGCGCCGGGGTGGTGTTCCCGCGGAGTTGGAGTTGGAGTTCCCAACCTCGCCGAGGACGCTCTCCGCACTTGCCGTGCGTATGCTCTTCTCCGCGCTGATCGACGCGGATCTTCTCGACACAGAGCGGTGGGATAGAGGGTACGAACGTGCCGCAAACGGCGATTCCTTGCCGGCGCTCCGAGATCTCGTCCGTGCCGCCTGCGAAGCGAGGATCGCAGACTCGGCGACGAGAGCAGGCAGCCCCGCCGAACACGCACTCGCCGACATGCGCCGGCAAGTCTACAAAGCCTGCGTTACAAACGCCGCTGCGCCCGTCGGAGCCTTTACGCTTACGGTCCCAACCGGCGGAGGCAAGACGCTGAGCGGGCTGGCCTTCGCGTTGCATCATGCCGTAGAGCATGGACTACGACGCGTCATTGTGGTGGCTCCCTATACCTCCATCCTCGAGCAGACGGCAAAGGTCTATCGGCAGACGCTGGGTGAGCATAATGTCCTGGAGCACCACTCCAACCTCACGCCCACGCAGGATACGGACCGCAATCGCCAAGCCTCCGAGAACTGGGACGCACCGGTGATCGTCACAACCAACGTGCAGTTACTCGAGAGCCTTCACGCGGCGCATAAGAGACCGTGCCGCAAGCTGCATCGCATCGCTCAAAGCGTCGTCCTGCTTGACGAGGTGCAAACCTTTCCCGTCGGGCTGCTACAGCCGATCCATGCCGTGCTGAAGCGTCTGGTGGAGCAGTTTGGCACGACCGTGGTGCATATGACCGCGACCCAGCCCTTGCTGACCAGCGCAAAGAGCATTCTCAATCCTTCAGTCCAGATGTCGATGACGGAGATAGTCCCAGAGCCCGAACGGCACTTTGCCTCAGTCCGGAACCGCTTCACGATGGAGCGGCTCGGCGACCTGTGTGTTCCGCTGGCTCCGGAGGATCTCGCCGTTGCGGTCGGTATGCATCCGACCGCTCTCGTCATCACACACCGTCGGGAGGATGCGGCCGATCTGGCGGAGTTGTTAGGTCACGACTGTCTTCATCTTTCGGCTGCGATGTGTGCGGAGCATCGTACGGTGGTGCTTGATGAGGCGCGCCGCCGTCTTCTGCATGGCAAGCCCTGTCTGCTGGTGGCGACGCAGCTCATTGAGGCCGGCGTCGATATTGATTTTCCCGTTGTCTTCCGCGCGCTTGCGGGGCTGGAGACGTTGGCCCAAGCCGCAGGCCGCTGCAACCGGGAGCTTCGCTTGTCATCCCCAGGCCGCTTCCTGGTGTATCGAGCGGGTAAACGCACCGCGGAAGGTACGGTCGTTGACTCGCCACCACCACCGGGTTCGCCGAGACTGGGTCGCGATGTAGCGCTGACTTACTTTGAAGGCACCGATCCGGATCTGCAGGACCCGCACCTCTTCCCCGCGTACGCTCGTCGCGTCTTCAGGAAGCAGGAGACCGACTTGCATGGTCTTCTCAAGATGGAGGACGATCTCGACTTTCCTGCTGTCGCCGAGCACTTTCGCATGATCGATGAGGCGACGATCAGCGTGGTGGCTTCGTATGGCGAGGCTCACGGGCTGGTAGCGGAGATGCGCCGTTCCGGCCCGACGCGCGATGGATTTCGCACGCTTCAACGGTTCACGGTGGGGCTGCGCGAACGGCAGTTCGATGCAATCTTCGCCGCCGGCTGGCTTGAACCCGTATTCGAACCGGGCAGGGAGAGCACACGCTTCGAGACGCTGTGGACCCTCCGCGAGGGGGCGAGCAACGTGTACGATTCGCGCTTCGGTTTCTATGCCAAGGATGGCAAGGTAGCTTTGCGCCCCTTGATCGCCTAG
- a CDS encoding site-specific integrase, giving the protein MKNLRWRDIMPAKDREGREIVVLFVQGKGKSRKLVAPKSVGEYLEGIRAISKATEKDDRVSTNITGKPAKTLCSSLIADLLNEANLREGTQGVPRSTYCFRHTYATLRLQEGVDVYFLASRW; this is encoded by the coding sequence ATGAAGAATCTCCGCTGGCGCGACATCATGCCTGCAAAAGACCGGGAGGGCCGCGAGATTGTTGTCTTGTTCGTGCAAGGCAAGGGCAAATCGCGCAAGCTGGTAGCTCCCAAGAGCGTCGGAGAATATTTAGAAGGCATCCGTGCGATTTCCAAAGCTACGGAAAAGGACGACCGCGTGTCTACCAACATCACAGGCAAGCCTGCAAAAACTCTTTGCAGCAGCCTGATTGCCGACTTACTGAACGAAGCAAATCTGCGCGAAGGCACGCAGGGTGTGCCACGCTCGACTTATTGCTTCCGGCACACGTATGCCACACTCCGCTTGCAGGAAGGCGTGGACGTGTATTTCCTTGCGAGCAGATGGTAA
- a CDS encoding DNA-methyltransferase has translation MTTIGNRIVQGENLSVLVGLEDASAELIYVDPPFNTGRQQMRKSMKVITDADGDRTGFGGRRFKTVAGERLAGYADTFDDYLGFLRPRMVEAHRILTKTGSLFFHIDYREVHYCKVMLDGIFGRECFQNEIIWAYDYGARSKTKWPAKHDTILWYTKDPKKYTFHLDECDRIEYMAPKLVGAKKAAKGKLPTDVWWHTIVSPTGKEKTGYATQKPLGVLERIVRVHSSPGDRVLDFFAGSGTTGEAAGKLGRSFLMVDESKDAVAVMGKRLERFGAAVDVVKKRVAKAKARTTAKAKADPSRG, from the coding sequence ATGACCACGATTGGGAACAGGATTGTGCAGGGCGAGAATCTTTCGGTGCTGGTGGGGCTCGAGGACGCGTCGGCGGAACTGATCTACGTCGATCCGCCGTTTAACACGGGGCGGCAGCAGATGCGGAAGTCGATGAAGGTGATTACGGATGCGGACGGGGATCGCACCGGGTTTGGCGGGAGGCGGTTCAAGACGGTCGCGGGCGAGCGGCTGGCGGGCTATGCGGATACGTTCGACGACTACCTGGGGTTTCTACGGCCGCGGATGGTGGAGGCGCACCGGATTCTGACGAAGACGGGGTCGCTGTTCTTCCATATCGACTATCGCGAGGTGCATTACTGCAAGGTGATGCTGGATGGGATCTTCGGGCGGGAGTGTTTTCAGAACGAGATCATCTGGGCGTACGACTATGGGGCGCGGTCGAAGACGAAGTGGCCGGCGAAGCACGACACGATTCTCTGGTACACGAAGGACCCGAAGAAGTACACGTTCCACCTGGACGAGTGCGACCGCATTGAGTACATGGCTCCGAAGCTGGTGGGGGCGAAGAAGGCGGCGAAGGGGAAGCTGCCGACGGATGTGTGGTGGCATACGATCGTGTCTCCTACGGGCAAGGAGAAGACGGGGTATGCGACGCAGAAGCCTCTGGGGGTGCTGGAGAGGATTGTGCGGGTGCATTCCAGTCCGGGGGATCGGGTGCTGGATTTCTTTGCGGGGAGCGGGACGACGGGGGAGGCGGCGGGTAAGCTGGGGCGAAGCTTTTTGATGGTGGATGAGAGTAAGGACGCCGTGGCGGTAATGGGGAAGAGGCTGGAGAGGTTTGGGGCCGCGGTGGATGTGGTGAAGAAGCGGGTGGCTAAGGCAAAGGCAAGAACAACTGCGAAGGCAAAAGCAGATCCCTCGCGGGGATGA
- a CDS encoding PP2C family protein-serine/threonine phosphatase, with translation MGLNDFVFAMSTHRGRVRAGNEDACDAAPDLATFVVCDGMGGALAGEIASHLATQTFFAVLSGAMPPMEPSSAQGGNVTPGDRLRDAIRTANITVYRKAHSSYEFEGMGTTLVSLTIELRAPTAPSEEGFPDPVGTLWIAHVGDSRCYLHRSRLTHLITFDHSVVEEQVRAGMITRAEAETSPLRHVITRAVGSSHRVDPEIQTVDAYSGDLLLLASDGLNRELTDEDIDHFLAQVPQPPTKADLNACCQQLIEAVNYNGGHDNVTVLLVHVR, from the coding sequence ATGGGCCTCAACGACTTCGTCTTCGCCATGTCCACCCATCGCGGTCGCGTCCGCGCCGGTAACGAGGACGCCTGCGACGCAGCTCCCGACCTCGCCACCTTCGTCGTCTGCGACGGCATGGGTGGTGCCCTGGCCGGCGAAATCGCCTCGCATCTCGCCACTCAGACCTTCTTCGCCGTCCTCTCCGGCGCCATGCCCCCCATGGAGCCCTCCTCGGCGCAGGGCGGCAACGTCACCCCCGGCGACCGCCTCCGCGACGCCATCCGTACCGCCAACATCACCGTCTACCGCAAGGCCCACTCCTCCTACGAGTTCGAGGGCATGGGCACCACCCTCGTCAGCCTCACCATCGAGCTCCGCGCCCCCACCGCCCCCAGCGAAGAGGGCTTCCCCGACCCCGTCGGCACCCTCTGGATCGCCCACGTCGGCGACTCCCGCTGCTACCTCCACCGCTCCCGCCTCACCCACCTCATCACCTTCGACCACTCCGTCGTCGAGGAGCAGGTCCGCGCCGGCATGATCACCCGCGCCGAGGCCGAAACCTCCCCCCTCCGCCACGTCATCACCCGCGCCGTGGGCTCCAGCCACCGCGTCGACCCCGAGATCCAGACCGTCGACGCCTACTCCGGCGACCTCCTCCTGCTCGCCTCCGACGGCCTCAACCGCGAACTCACCGACGAGGATATCGACCACTTCCTCGCCCAGGTCCCTCAGCCTCCCACCAAGGCCGATCTCAATGCCTGCTGCCAGCAGCTTATCGAGGCCGTGAACTACAACGGCGGCCACGACAACGTCACCGTCCTCCTCGTCCACGTCCGCTAG
- a CDS encoding outer membrane beta-barrel protein — protein sequence MTTLFALASTLVLSSPALPQSQTEPTGNVFERIASYYKHDWNNTLPASAPATRRALDAPLDAAPFPSSDWGYGGSPIIGTPDGNSYPLMTALKHPNSRVKVYGWIAPSFNYSTSHKNNFPVTYDVFPNSVVLNQAVVYVERQPDTVQNTHFDYGFHLTALYGNDYRFTTAKDYFSQQLLQKNRRYGFDPVLEYLDLYFPVKQGLNIRIGRFLSVPGIEAQLAPNNYNMTHSLLYSIDPFTDTGIYGTLKLSKQWIVQLGVSAGHDVAPWSDDRKASGIACLNYSTGTNHDNVYVCANGINDGKYAYNNLQDYDATWYHRFNAKWHMATESWYMYERQVPNVAGNVVNPITPEIGANGAFCAPGQLTCTAPEYAIVNYVNREVNPHLMIGFRSDLLNDKKGQRTGIATKYTENTLYATKYFGSSVMLRPEIRFDHSWDKKAYDNGAARNQFFAGADLIYKF from the coding sequence ATGACTACGCTTTTTGCCTTAGCCTCCACCCTGGTACTCTCCTCCCCAGCCCTCCCCCAAAGCCAGACGGAACCCACCGGAAACGTCTTCGAGCGCATCGCCAGCTACTACAAACACGACTGGAACAATACCCTCCCCGCCTCGGCCCCCGCCACCCGCAGGGCCCTTGACGCTCCCCTCGACGCCGCACCCTTTCCCAGCTCCGACTGGGGCTACGGCGGATCCCCGATCATCGGCACCCCCGACGGCAACAGCTACCCCCTCATGACCGCGCTCAAGCACCCCAACAGCCGCGTCAAGGTCTATGGCTGGATCGCCCCAAGCTTCAACTACAGCACCTCGCACAAGAACAACTTCCCCGTCACCTACGACGTCTTCCCCAACTCCGTCGTCTTGAATCAGGCCGTCGTCTACGTAGAACGTCAACCCGACACCGTCCAGAACACCCACTTCGACTACGGCTTCCACCTCACTGCCCTCTACGGCAACGACTACCGCTTCACCACCGCCAAGGATTACTTCTCGCAGCAGCTCCTCCAAAAGAATCGCCGCTACGGCTTCGACCCCGTCCTCGAGTACCTGGACCTCTATTTCCCGGTGAAGCAGGGCCTCAACATCCGCATCGGACGCTTCCTCTCCGTCCCCGGTATCGAGGCTCAGCTCGCGCCCAACAACTACAACATGACCCACTCGCTCCTCTACAGCATTGATCCCTTCACCGACACCGGCATCTACGGAACCCTGAAGCTCTCGAAACAGTGGATCGTCCAGCTCGGCGTCTCCGCCGGCCACGACGTAGCCCCCTGGTCCGACGACCGCAAGGCCTCCGGCATCGCCTGCCTCAACTACTCCACCGGCACCAACCACGACAACGTCTACGTCTGCGCCAACGGCATCAACGACGGCAAGTACGCCTACAACAACCTGCAGGACTACGACGCCACCTGGTACCACCGCTTCAACGCCAAGTGGCACATGGCCACCGAGTCCTGGTACATGTACGAGCGTCAGGTCCCCAACGTAGCCGGCAACGTAGTCAACCCCATCACACCCGAGATCGGTGCCAACGGAGCCTTCTGCGCCCCCGGACAGCTCACCTGCACCGCGCCCGAGTACGCCATCGTCAACTACGTCAACAGGGAAGTGAACCCCCACCTGATGATCGGCTTCCGCTCCGACCTGCTCAACGACAAGAAGGGCCAGCGCACCGGCATCGCCACCAAGTACACCGAAAACACCCTCTACGCGACGAAGTACTTCGGCTCGAGCGTCATGCTCCGCCCCGAAATCCGCTTCGACCACTCCTGGGACAAGAAAGCCTACGACAACGGCGCAGCCCGCAACCAGTTCTTCGCCGGAGCCGACCTCATCTACAAGTTCTAG
- a CDS encoding SRPBCC family protein, with product MQESAGNEIERMVVTRIYDAPRELVWKAWTDPKYVMQWWGPKGFTAPVCKMDFRVGGRLLCCMRAPDGQEFWNASEYHEIVVHEKIVSSMYFSDAEGNKIDPAELGIEHEAIDGAYDVTLFEDLGNGQTRLTFIGNEPLESAKNSGQMEGWIQILDKLAEVLAGLVQAQ from the coding sequence ATGCAAGAGAGCGCAGGTAACGAGATAGAGCGGATGGTCGTTACACGAATTTACGATGCCCCACGCGAGCTGGTTTGGAAGGCGTGGACGGACCCGAAGTACGTGATGCAGTGGTGGGGGCCGAAGGGCTTTACGGCACCCGTTTGCAAGATGGATTTTCGTGTGGGGGGAAGACTTCTCTGCTGCATGAGAGCTCCGGATGGGCAGGAGTTCTGGAATGCGAGTGAGTACCACGAGATTGTGGTGCACGAGAAGATCGTTTCCTCGATGTACTTTTCGGACGCGGAGGGAAACAAGATCGATCCTGCGGAGCTGGGCATCGAACACGAGGCCATCGACGGGGCGTACGACGTGACCCTCTTTGAGGATCTTGGAAACGGCCAGACGAGGCTCACCTTCATTGGCAATGAGCCGCTGGAGAGCGCGAAGAACAGCGGTCAGATGGAGGGCTGGATCCAGATACTCGACAAACTTGCCGAGGTTCTTGCGGGGCTCGTGCAGGCGCAGTAG
- a CDS encoding ArsR/SmtB family transcription factor: MIERLSVGPASVRGLTEPFALSQQMISKHIASLVRARIVVKTKRGRESVCMLRPEAIKTVSEWAMSYRRFWEESFDKLDVVVSEMKKAEAKDARERR, from the coding sequence ATGATCGAACGTCTCTCGGTTGGGCCTGCTTCGGTACGTGGATTGACGGAACCGTTTGCACTCTCGCAGCAGATGATTTCAAAACATATCGCCTCCCTGGTACGGGCGCGGATTGTCGTGAAGACGAAGCGTGGGCGAGAGAGTGTGTGCATGCTGCGGCCGGAGGCGATCAAGACGGTCAGCGAGTGGGCGATGAGCTATCGGCGGTTCTGGGAAGAGAGTTTCGACAAGCTGGATGTGGTCGTGAGTGAAATGAAAAAGGCGGAGGCCAAAGATGCAAGAGAGCGCAGGTAA
- a CDS encoding 3-hydroxybutyryl-CoA dehydrogenase, which translates to MEPTPTIAVAGAGTMGNGIAHVFARAGFPVLLYDIQQSFLDRGLAAIEKNLAREVAKSKLTPAESVVALSRIIPTLDREALAPATLLVEAATEQFPIKSELFRALDKILPEEAILASNTSSISITKLAAQTQRPDKVIGMHFFNPVPVMALVEVIRGLQTSQDTYDRVHALALQLGKTPVEVNDAPGFVSNRVLMPMINEAVFSVMEGVATPAAIDQVFQLGMAHPMGPLALADFIGLDVCLDILRVLHEGLGDPKYRPCPLLVRMVDAGWLGRKSGRGFYRY; encoded by the coding sequence ATGGAGCCAACGCCCACCATTGCCGTCGCCGGAGCAGGAACCATGGGCAACGGAATCGCCCACGTCTTCGCCCGCGCCGGCTTCCCGGTCCTCCTCTACGACATCCAGCAGTCTTTCCTGGACCGTGGCCTCGCCGCCATTGAGAAAAACCTCGCCCGCGAAGTCGCCAAATCCAAACTCACCCCCGCCGAATCCGTCGTCGCGCTCTCCCGTATCATCCCCACCCTCGACCGCGAAGCCCTGGCCCCCGCCACCCTCCTCGTCGAAGCCGCCACCGAACAGTTCCCCATCAAATCCGAGCTCTTCCGCGCCCTCGACAAGATCCTCCCGGAAGAAGCCATCCTCGCCAGCAACACCAGCTCCATCTCCATCACCAAACTCGCCGCCCAGACCCAGCGCCCGGACAAGGTCATCGGCATGCACTTCTTCAACCCCGTCCCCGTCATGGCGCTCGTCGAAGTCATCCGCGGCCTGCAAACCTCACAGGACACCTACGACCGCGTCCATGCCCTCGCCCTCCAGCTCGGCAAGACCCCCGTCGAGGTCAACGACGCCCCCGGTTTCGTCTCCAACCGCGTCCTCATGCCGATGATCAACGAAGCTGTCTTCTCCGTCATGGAGGGCGTCGCCACCCCTGCGGCCATCGATCAGGTCTTCCAGCTCGGCATGGCCCATCCCATGGGCCCGCTCGCCCTCGCAGACTTCATCGGCCTCGACGTCTGCCTCGACATCCTCCGTGTCCTCCACGAAGGCCTCGGCGACCCCAAATACCGCCCCTGCCCGCTCCTCGTCCGCATGGTCGACGCCGGCTGGCTCGGCCGCAAATCCGGCAGAGGCTTTTACCGGTATTAG
- a CDS encoding MaoC family dehydratase, with protein sequence MKELYFEDFYVGQQFASTGGTKITAEEIKEFGTKYDPQPFHLDEAAGEGSFFKGLAASGWLTAAIVMRMRVQTIQVFGGMIGAGVEEIRWTQPVRPGDTIRSEIEVLGVRHSQSRKEFGIVRTRTLTYNQRNEIVMRSVVNFLAPVKAAI encoded by the coding sequence ATGAAAGAGCTCTACTTCGAAGACTTTTACGTCGGCCAGCAGTTCGCATCCACCGGCGGCACCAAGATCACCGCCGAAGAGATCAAAGAGTTTGGGACCAAGTACGACCCGCAACCCTTCCACCTCGATGAGGCCGCCGGCGAGGGCAGCTTCTTCAAGGGGCTCGCCGCCTCCGGATGGCTCACCGCCGCCATCGTCATGCGCATGCGCGTGCAGACCATTCAGGTCTTCGGCGGCATGATCGGCGCCGGTGTCGAAGAGATCCGCTGGACCCAGCCCGTCCGCCCCGGCGACACCATCCGCTCCGAGATCGAAGTCCTCGGCGTCCGCCACTCCCAGTCCCGCAAGGAGTTCGGCATCGTCCGCACCCGCACCCTGACCTACAATCAACGCAACGAGATCGTCATGCGCTCGGTCGTCAACTTCCTCGCGCCCGTCAAAGCCGCCATCTGA
- a CDS encoding alpha/beta hydrolase family protein, giving the protein MRLHPLIAALVLLATPTLHAQQPSAAVMAAITQDPAPDKANPARFETFQLPSHGALLNAIVYVAAGPSSHPTVVLLHGFPGNEKNLDLAQSLRRAGWNVLFFNYRGSWGSPGEFSFTHCLEDAQTAIAYLRDPANAKRLHSDPANIALVGHSMGGFVARYVGAHDPAIKAIVLLSAADMVGRAAKVTPEMETMAIPMIAKGLAAEGMAPLAGTSPEALAKEVLANRADWTPVQLAPLLATRPVLVLTSDDGLAPSNDAVTAAIRQAGGTRVQTLHLTTDHSYSGQRIALQQAVLTFLAPLKPTTP; this is encoded by the coding sequence ATGCGTCTGCATCCCCTGATCGCCGCCCTCGTGCTCCTGGCCACCCCCACCCTCCACGCCCAGCAGCCCTCGGCGGCGGTCATGGCCGCCATCACGCAGGATCCGGCCCCCGACAAGGCCAACCCAGCCCGCTTCGAGACCTTCCAGCTCCCCAGCCACGGAGCCCTCCTCAACGCGATCGTCTACGTAGCCGCCGGCCCCTCGTCCCACCCCACCGTCGTCCTGCTTCACGGCTTCCCCGGCAACGAGAAGAACCTCGACCTCGCCCAGAGCCTCCGCCGCGCCGGGTGGAACGTCCTCTTCTTCAACTACCGAGGCTCCTGGGGCTCGCCCGGCGAATTCTCCTTCACCCACTGCCTCGAAGACGCCCAGACCGCCATCGCCTACCTCCGCGATCCGGCCAACGCCAAACGCCTCCACTCCGATCCCGCAAACATCGCGCTCGTGGGCCACAGCATGGGCGGCTTCGTAGCCCGCTACGTCGGCGCGCACGATCCCGCCATCAAGGCCATCGTCCTCCTCTCCGCCGCCGACATGGTCGGCCGCGCCGCGAAGGTCACCCCCGAGATGGAAACCATGGCCATCCCGATGATCGCCAAAGGCCTGGCAGCCGAAGGCATGGCGCCCCTCGCCGGTACCAGCCCCGAGGCACTCGCCAAAGAGGTCCTCGCCAACCGCGCCGACTGGACTCCCGTCCAACTCGCTCCTCTGCTCGCCACCCGCCCGGTCCTCGTCCTCACCTCCGACGACGGCCTGGCGCCCTCGAACGACGCCGTCACCGCCGCCATCCGGCAGGCCGGCGGCACCAGGGTCCAGACGCTCCATCTCACCACGGACCATTCCTACTCCGGCCAGCGCATCGCCCTTCAGCAAGCCGTCCTCACCTTCCTCGCACCTCTCAAGCCCACAACCCCATAA
- a CDS encoding MarC family protein, with protein MQVWESFLLAFSALLPLINPFSSALVFLGLVGDAPQQTYRSLARRIAINNVIFLAIIELLGSAILKFFGISLPIVQLSGGIVIASIGWSVLNEPDSTASIRDKRDETEAVDEFGTRALEQKAFYPFTFPVTSGPGTLVAMLTLTARVDNHTLTNSLLGHLGIFLAVLLLSGLVYVCYAYAPAVTRKISPATAHGILRVVAFILVCIGVQIAWNGLATLLATVLKH; from the coding sequence ATGCAAGTCTGGGAGTCGTTCTTACTGGCCTTTTCGGCCCTTTTGCCCCTCATCAATCCCTTCAGTTCGGCCCTGGTCTTCCTCGGTCTGGTAGGCGACGCGCCCCAGCAGACCTACCGCTCCCTCGCGCGCCGCATCGCCATCAACAACGTCATCTTCCTCGCCATCATTGAGCTTCTCGGCTCGGCGATCCTCAAGTTCTTCGGCATCTCGCTGCCCATCGTGCAGCTCTCGGGGGGCATCGTCATCGCCTCCATCGGGTGGTCCGTTCTCAACGAGCCCGACTCCACCGCAAGCATTCGCGATAAACGCGACGAGACAGAAGCCGTCGACGAGTTCGGCACTCGGGCCCTCGAGCAGAAGGCCTTCTACCCCTTCACCTTCCCCGTCACCTCCGGCCCCGGCACCCTCGTTGCGATGCTCACCCTCACCGCCCGCGTCGACAACCACACTCTGACCAACTCCCTCCTCGGTCATCTGGGCATCTTCCTCGCGGTCCTTCTGCTCAGCGGCCTCGTCTACGTCTGCTACGCCTACGCCCCCGCGGTCACCCGGAAAATCTCCCCCGCGACGGCCCACGGCATCCTGCGCGTCGTCGCCTTCATCCTGGTCTGTATCGGCGTTCAGATCGCCTGGAACGGTCTCGCAACGTTGCTCGCAACTGTCCTCAAACACTGA
- a CDS encoding MBL fold metallo-hydrolase translates to MRMTVLASGSKGNSTVISSGRTRVLVDAGLSCRELLRRMAIAGEDPAQLNAILITHEHHDHIDGLAVLARRLRIPVFFTEPTHRAWVRMLTPKTTMTYAKWLDHLQKEKAARAQATTAAIPVQELDAAATGAAQFEAIASISAEAATLDPLVNHSSADVEVEENEDVCDEEATAALPSSVKADPTYLPAVEYFRAGTPFSIGDIDISPFTTPHDAADPCGFVFESEGIRMAIATDLGYMPPNVKAALKRIDVLLLESNHDLEMLRDGPYPWSVKQRVLSRVGHLSNDATAEFLARDYDGGSAYIILGHISASNNNPALALLAAEQAIGGRMTLLGNRVLTADQAVPMEPISL, encoded by the coding sequence ATGCGCATGACCGTCCTAGCCTCGGGCTCAAAAGGCAACAGCACAGTCATCTCGTCAGGCCGCACCCGCGTCCTGGTGGACGCAGGGCTCTCCTGCCGGGAGTTGCTGCGCCGCATGGCCATCGCCGGCGAAGACCCAGCCCAGCTCAACGCCATCCTCATCACGCACGAGCACCATGACCACATCGACGGCCTTGCCGTCCTCGCGCGTCGTCTGCGCATCCCCGTCTTCTTCACCGAGCCCACGCACCGGGCCTGGGTTCGGATGCTAACTCCAAAGACCACCATGACTTACGCCAAGTGGCTCGATCATCTGCAAAAGGAAAAGGCAGCCCGTGCGCAAGCTACGACCGCAGCCATTCCCGTGCAGGAACTCGATGCCGCGGCGACGGGCGCGGCTCAGTTTGAGGCGATCGCCAGCATCTCCGCCGAGGCCGCGACGCTCGACCCGCTGGTAAACCACTCCTCGGCGGATGTGGAAGTCGAAGAAAACGAAGACGTTTGCGACGAAGAGGCGACTGCCGCCCTGCCTTCTTCCGTCAAAGCCGATCCGACCTACCTTCCCGCCGTCGAATACTTTCGTGCCGGAACGCCGTTTTCCATCGGAGACATCGATATCTCGCCCTTCACGACGCCGCACGACGCCGCCGATCCCTGCGGCTTCGTCTTTGAGTCCGAGGGAATCCGCATGGCGATCGCGACGGATCTGGGCTATATGCCGCCCAACGTGAAGGCCGCGCTCAAGCGGATTGACGTGCTTTTGCTGGAGTCAAATCACGATCTTGAGATGCTGCGTGACGGACCTTACCCCTGGAGCGTCAAACAGCGTGTACTCTCGCGTGTCGGTCACCTGTCGAACGATGCTACTGCCGAGTTTCTGGCGCGCGACTACGACGGAGGTTCCGCGTACATCATCCTTGGCCATATCTCGGCGTCGAACAACAACCCTGCGCTGGCGCTTCTTGCGGCTGAGCAGGCGATTGGGGGCAGGATGACGCTGCTTGGTAACCGTGTTCTGACCGCCGATCAGGCCGTTCCCATGGAGCCTATCTCGCTCTAA